A part of Rhodothermales bacterium genomic DNA contains:
- a CDS encoding ABC transporter permease, whose product MLTNFLTLALRSLWRYRGYTLIHVAGLSIGMAAGLLILLFIRDEFGYDAYHEGADQVYRVTQEVRSETGEAGVHGVLVDPPVAPLLKEAFPEVLYAARLTPVGPSLRRGDQYVSSGDCYWADPDLFDILSVPFVAGDPKTALVEPFSLVLSASKARALFGDAGALGQTVIVNDRDAWTVTGVFEDLPRNTHLPIDVLGSMTTMERWFGQLGWGSPNYATYIRLADGASAAALADKLPAFLERHLGQDAASSRLHLQPLRDIHLRSHLVGELGANGDIRGVYLFGAVGLFILVIASINFTNLSTARASRRAREVGVRKASGAGRPALMYQFLSESVLLALISLAVSIGMVGLAMPFFNAFTGKELAVFGNDSVGYIALYLGLALAVGIAAGSYPAFYLSGFKPIAALKGRLDRGGASGLRAALVTVQFVIAIVLLMSTQTVYRQLTFISEVDPGYRRENVLILPVLWDEMEQFEPIRNRLEAHPDIVAVAQSNPVPSERLSFTVEATVAPAMTTVYPVFVDARFFPAYGIDLVAGRNFSDELASESATGFILNESAVRRLGWASPQDAVGAPMKVGGWGGSVLGVVPDVHFESLHQAIAPMVYYMDPRNYRKVSVRMRAGADLPAVVALLEQEWQRYEPGQPLDYALLDDQMRAVYLPERRLGQLVAGFSVLAFFITGLGLFAMAVHTVERRTKEVGIRKALGASAGAIVLLLARENLRVALVACLIAAPIAMMLMQRWLDGFAYHADFSVWTLLTSAAITVAVAILTIGYQTLRAAQSDPVESLRYE is encoded by the coding sequence ATGTTGACCAACTTTCTGACCCTTGCGCTTCGGAGCCTCTGGCGGTACCGCGGCTATACGTTGATCCATGTCGCGGGCCTTTCGATCGGCATGGCCGCCGGCCTGCTGATCCTGCTCTTCATCCGCGACGAATTCGGGTACGACGCCTATCACGAGGGCGCGGACCAGGTCTATCGCGTCACGCAGGAGGTCCGCAGCGAGACCGGTGAGGCCGGCGTGCATGGCGTGTTGGTCGATCCGCCCGTCGCCCCACTGCTCAAGGAGGCCTTTCCTGAAGTGCTGTACGCCGCGCGCCTGACGCCGGTGGGGCCCTCGCTGCGCCGTGGCGACCAGTATGTTTCGAGCGGCGACTGCTACTGGGCCGATCCCGATCTCTTCGACATCCTGAGCGTGCCGTTCGTCGCCGGCGACCCGAAGACGGCCCTCGTCGAGCCCTTTTCGCTTGTTCTGAGCGCATCGAAAGCCCGCGCGCTTTTCGGCGACGCCGGGGCGCTCGGGCAGACGGTGATCGTGAATGACCGGGATGCGTGGACGGTGACCGGAGTCTTTGAGGACCTTCCCCGCAATACCCACCTGCCGATCGATGTGCTGGGTTCGATGACGACGATGGAGCGGTGGTTCGGCCAGCTCGGCTGGGGGAGTCCGAATTACGCCACCTATATCCGGCTGGCGGACGGCGCGTCGGCGGCGGCGCTGGCGGACAAGCTGCCGGCGTTTCTGGAGCGCCACCTGGGGCAGGATGCCGCGTCCTCGCGCCTTCACCTGCAACCGCTGCGCGACATCCACCTGCGCTCGCATCTGGTGGGCGAACTCGGTGCGAACGGCGACATCCGGGGGGTCTATCTGTTTGGCGCCGTCGGACTCTTCATCCTCGTCATCGCCTCGATCAATTTTACCAACCTGTCGACGGCGCGTGCGAGCCGGCGGGCGCGCGAGGTGGGCGTTCGCAAGGCGTCCGGCGCCGGCAGGCCGGCGTTGATGTATCAGTTCCTGAGCGAGTCCGTGCTGCTGGCCCTGATCAGCCTGGCCGTTTCGATCGGGATGGTCGGTCTGGCGATGCCGTTCTTTAATGCGTTTACCGGAAAAGAACTCGCCGTTTTCGGTAACGATTCGGTCGGCTACATCGCACTCTATCTGGGGCTTGCGCTCGCGGTTGGGATCGCCGCCGGCAGCTATCCCGCCTTCTACCTGTCCGGCTTCAAACCCATCGCCGCCCTGAAAGGCCGGCTGGATCGGGGAGGTGCGTCCGGACTGCGCGCCGCGCTGGTGACGGTGCAATTCGTGATCGCCATCGTGCTCCTGATGAGCACGCAGACCGTGTACCGGCAGTTGACGTTCATCAGCGAAGTCGACCCCGGTTATCGGCGCGAAAACGTGCTCATCCTGCCCGTCCTCTGGGACGAAATGGAACAGTTCGAGCCGATTCGGAACCGCCTCGAGGCGCATCCGGATATCGTGGCCGTGGCGCAGTCCAACCCCGTGCCGTCGGAGCGCCTCTCGTTCACGGTGGAAGCGACAGTGGCCCCCGCGATGACGACGGTCTATCCCGTGTTCGTCGACGCCCGCTTTTTCCCGGCGTATGGGATCGATCTCGTGGCCGGCCGCAACTTTTCCGACGAGCTGGCGAGCGAGTCGGCCACCGGGTTCATCCTCAACGAATCCGCCGTTCGTCGGCTCGGATGGGCGTCGCCGCAGGATGCCGTCGGGGCGCCGATGAAGGTGGGGGGATGGGGAGGATCGGTGCTCGGGGTGGTGCCAGACGTCCATTTCGAGTCGCTGCACCAGGCCATCGCACCGATGGTGTACTACATGGATCCGCGCAACTACCGGAAGGTGTCGGTCCGGATGCGCGCCGGCGCCGACCTGCCGGCCGTCGTCGCGTTACTGGAGCAGGAGTGGCAGCGTTACGAACCGGGCCAGCCGCTCGACTACGCGTTGCTCGACGACCAGATGCGGGCCGTATATCTTCCCGAACGCCGGCTCGGACAGCTGGTGGCGGGTTTTTCGGTCCTGGCGTTTTTTATCACCGGCCTGGGTCTGTTCGCGATGGCCGTCCATACGGTCGAGCGGCGCACGAAGGAGGTCGGCATCCGCAAGGCACTCGGGGCTTCGGCCGGCGCCATCGTGCTTCTGCTCGCCCGCGAGAACCTGCGTGTGGCCCTCGTGGCGTGCCTGATCGCCGCACCGATCGCCATGATGCTCATGCAGCGATGGCTCGACGGGTTTGCGTACCACGCCGATTTTTCGGTGTGGACGCTGCTCACGTCCGCCGCGATCACGGTCGCCGTGGCCATCCTGACCATTGGCTACCAGACACTTCGCGCGGCCCAGTCGGATCCGGTCGAAAGTTTGCGTTATGAATAG
- a CDS encoding peroxiredoxin, producing MSLRINSIVPDFTAETTHGTIRFHEWLGDSWGILFSHPKDFTPVCTTELGSMAGLEPEFKKRNCKIIGLSVDPVENHKAWAADIEETQGHAVNYPMIGDRDLAVAKLFDMLPADEPGTSEGRTPVTNQTVRTVFIIGPDKKVKMMMTYPMTTGRNFHEILRTLDSLQLTAKYPVSTPANWNPGDDIIVSTAVPNEEAEQKFDGFKVHKPYLRTAKQPK from the coding sequence ATGTCGCTTCGAATCAACAGCATCGTCCCGGATTTCACCGCTGAAACGACCCACGGCACCATTCGCTTTCACGAATGGCTCGGGGACAGCTGGGGCATCCTGTTTTCCCACCCGAAAGACTTCACCCCGGTCTGCACCACCGAACTGGGCTCCATGGCCGGCCTCGAGCCGGAATTCAAAAAGCGGAACTGCAAGATCATCGGTCTCAGCGTAGACCCCGTCGAGAACCACAAGGCGTGGGCGGCCGATATCGAGGAAACGCAGGGGCACGCGGTCAACTACCCGATGATCGGGGATCGCGATCTGGCGGTGGCCAAGCTGTTCGATATGCTGCCGGCCGACGAGCCGGGCACTTCCGAGGGTCGTACGCCGGTTACCAACCAGACCGTTCGCACCGTATTTATCATCGGACCCGATAAAAAGGTCAAGATGATGATGACCTACCCGATGACCACGGGCCGCAATTTCCACGAAATCCTGCGGACACTGGATTCGCTTCAGCTGACGGCCAAATACCCGGTGTCCACGCCGGCGAACTGGAATCCGGGCGACGACATCATCGTGTCGACGGCGGTGCCCAACGAGGAGGCCGAGCAGAAATTCGACGGGTTCAAGGTCCACAAACCCTACCTCCGGACGGCGAAGCAGCCGAAATGA